The genomic interval ATAGCAGAGAGGTTCCACCCGGACCCATTCCGAACCCGGCAGTTAAGCTCTCTTACGTCGGATACTGTACTGAGATACGCGAGTTCTCGGGAACTATTCAACGCTGCACCCCCTTCCTTTTGATTGATTGTTTTGTAATGTTTTTTTGAAGAGCGGGGAGCTTTTGTGAATTTTGTTTGAAATGAAACGCGAATAGCGCGAATCGCATGCCTTCGGCCTGCTCACCGCTTCTCGGAATAAAAATTTTCAGGATAGTATTCAAGGATTATTTTTTGGATGCATCTGGTTATTCAAAAATATGCTGATAATTTTCTTTATCTTTTGAAAAATCGCCATTGGCGATTTTTTATTCGCGTTTCACTCCAAACAACAAAAGTCTCGTCGACCATGACCCAAGCATCTGCTCCGGTGTTCGGCATGGTTGTCGGGCTGTTCGCAGCTGGTCTGCTGATCAGAAGGCGACTCTCGTAAGAGAGTAACCACTCTTCTTTTTTCTGCTCAGGACTTGGTGTCAAGTCTGGGTAAAACCGCGCACGAACCTCGCAGACCCAATGGCTCGGTTGTATTTCATGCGAATTTGAAAATACGTTTCGAGAGTTTTTTGATCAGTAATTTATGGCGAATATGTGGTTTTTGATCAATTCTGATCAGCAATCTCTCGAAAAAGAATCTGCGAGAGGTCTTCAATCCGGATTTTATGGTCATACATTAGGTCTGCTTGAAAATAAAGCTCAGAATGAGTAGAACGGAATAATTATTCTCGCGAATAACCCGGGCAAGTTTTATTTTCTCTCAAAAACCACGTACAAATGTCTTAGGATTACATGACCTGATTTTGAGAAACTCTGCTGTTTCTGCAAGCTCATCTCTCCTGAGGAGGAATCACATGCTTTTACGAACATGCGGGACACAATGTCCCAAAACCGAGGCAGGAGAACTTGGACGCGGTGGTGTACTCGCGGTCAAAGCTCCTGAACGAAGAGAAGACCCAGACCGCACTATGGCTGCGGCTGCCGCTTCTGAAGGAAAAAATACTACAAAATATCTCTGGCTTGCAACTACCTCTCTTTTACTAATATTCTTGCTGATGGCGGGAGCTGTCAGTGCAGAAGGATGGAATGTCGTTACAACAGCAGAAGAACTGCGATCCAATCTCACTGTCGGCAACAATGTAACACTTGGCGACTCTTTCACCGATGCAGGCACATCCTCACTGATCATTGAAAATGCAAATCCTGTACTTGATCTGAACGGCAAGACGCTCACTTTTTCGGGAATTACAAATAGTGCACTTGTCATCGGCAATGATACCGCAAACAAAAAAGGATCACTCACCATTCAGGACTCACTCGGAAATGGTGGAATAAAAGTACCAAATGGATACTTATTTTTCGTGCGAAACGCCAGCACTCTCACCCTGAACGCAGGTTCGTTTGAGGCAAAATATTTTGTTGTCTCCACAAATGCCAACGGAGAGTGGAATGACCCAACCATCACCATCGGCCAGGATGTGACCCTCACCACACCAGACACAGCGATCTATATCCCTGCACAAGGGAGCAACGTGACCATTACCGGTGCGAAAATCAACGGAGGTCTTGGTGGAGTATGCGTCGCATCCGGTAATGTTACCATCACCGATACCGAGATCACTGTTTCGGGTCAGAGTAGCCCGCGATGGAACGACGTAGACGGATCTGCAGATGACGGATCGGCTGTTGTAGTGCAGAAAAAGAGTGCTGCATACAAAGGTGATGTCAATCTGAAACTTCTGGGCAACACCGTCGTCGACGGTCCCACCGCAGATGCACTGCATAATTACATCCGCAAAAATCCTGATGATCCAGGAAAAACCACCGTAACTATTGCAGATACTGTTCGGTTCAACGGAGCACTCAGAAGCTATCAGTATGGTACCGCCACAAGTGATATCGGCGGCATATTCCAGAATGAAAGCGGCGAAATTCTTCTCTATCCCGGTTTAAGTCAGGATGGTGTTGCATGGGGCGGTGACGCCGTCAATGGCTGGACGCTTACCATCTCCAAATCCGGCAGTTACAAACTGATGGAGAGTTTCGATTACGCTCCCTACACGAGTGCCAACCGGCTTTCTATCACCAATGACGTAACCCTCGATCTGAATGGTCACACCATCACCGCTCAGAGAGCCTCATCTGCTGGTGATACCGCATTCATCAGTGTGAGCGAGAAAACGCTGACCATCAACGGAAACGGAGGTGGAATTTCCACCTCAGGTACAAGTTCTGACGGTTTCAAGTCATGTCTCTTCCTTGCTGGAAAGAACAGCACATTAACGATAAACTCTGGAACATTCTCCAGCAACGGAATTGTCATCTCTGAGAACGGAGCTGTAAGCCCGAGTTATGCAAACCCAACCATCATCCTCAACGGCGGAACTTTCACCTCATCGAACTCTACGGCGGTTTACATGACTGCGGATGACGGCACGCTTACCGTTGCAGACGGAGTTGCCATCACCGGCAAGACTGCGGGTATTGAGATACGCTCAGGCAAGGCAGAAATCACCGGCGGCAAAATTCATGCAACCGGCAGTAACAATTATCCGCCCTTATCAGCGGTTCCTGCAAACCCAATCAGTGACGGCTCGGCTATTGTTCTCGTTTCAAAACCGGATGCATACACAGCAGATATTGAGTTGACGGTTGGTGGAACCAGCACAGAGCTCATCAGCACGAATGGTGCAGCGATCCGCAACTATGTCCGCAATGGGGATGGAAAGGGCGGTATCAAAGCCTCTAACGATACGATCAACGTGATCGTTTCAGATACCGCGAAGCTTTCCGGAAAGACAGCAGTGATCGAGAACACTCATTACTCCGGCGATACAACTCCTGTCGTCGGCACCTTCAACCTCAACGGCGGTTACTACAAATGTACTGATGCTGCCGCGGGAGTTCTGCTGAAAGATGTTACTCCCACGTATCTGGCGAATCACATTATGAGCGATACTCCGGTCATGGACGGCTATTACGGCATCATCTCAGTCGAACCGATACATTCGCCGGGCGGAACGGTTAATGATGCCTGCGGCTGCATCGATGTCAGTGCGGGGGACATAGAACTGATTGGAAACACAGTAAACATCACCGTTCCCGAGATATCTGGTGTGGTTGCCGTAAACTTCACATTGACCTATCCGGGCGGGGTAGAGGTATATGGAAACCAGATTCAGCCAAATGTCTCCGGCGAGATCCCCAAAGTAGAGATGATCTATTCTCCGGTTTCACTGAGGGTTTTCGAAGTTGGTCGGTTTTATCTGACAGTTGAAGGAAATCCAACCGGAGCAGAAAATCTCTCCAGACTTCTGAACGGGACTGCAATTCCGTTTATCTCAACCGAAATAAACGATGAGGCGAGAGACAAACTTCCCACTACAGCTGTCTACATCGGCATGGTTACGGTGGATTACACCAACTACAGCAGATATGTTGGCACTCCAACCCTGCTGATGACGTTTGGCATTCTGGATGTCGGCGAGTTTGAGGGCATGGATTACCGGAAAATATTTGTTTTCCATGTTGACAAGGACGGTAAGGTAACGAAGATACCCACAACTCAGAGTTATCATGGCAATGATTGGTACACGTTCACCGCCACTTTCACCGATGCATCTCCACTGATTCTTGCCTATGATCCGAGCGGCGGCCCGGGCCCGGTTCCCCCGGGGCCTTCAGATTCTTCTGACGGCAACATGGAAAACGCGTTCCGTGTCCTCTTCGATTCCAAAGGCGGCAGTTTTGTACAACCGGCAACGTATCTTTCCTACGGTGACCGCGTTCCAAAGCCCAGTGAACCAACTAAAGATGGTTACACTTTCTCAGGCTGGCACAAGGATGAGGCATGCACGATTCTCTGGATCTTCAGCGAGGATGCAATTCCTGGCGACATGACGCTGTATGCGAAGTGGATCAGCACCGCAACTCCAGTTGTAACCCCGTCAGTAGAACCGACAACAGAGCCTCCGGTACCAACCATGCAGCCCACCGCCGCACCAACAATTACGGACGTCACCATCTCACCGCCGATTGAGATTGATGACGACAGCAAATCTGGTACCGAAAATAACGGGGTGTTCTTCATTATCCTCCTACTGTTGCTGCTGTTCCTCCTGTTCCTGATCTATCTCCTCCGCCACACCGTAATCTTCCTTGTTCATACAGCGGAAGGTATCGAAAAGTATCGCATCAGAATCTGGCATGGGAAAAAAATCGATCCGAAAAAACTACCCGAACTTCTCAGAACAGCCGACTGGTATCTCGACAAAGAACACAGTAACCGCTGGGACATGAAAGAAGATCGTGTCACCCGAAATATCACGCTCTATCACTAAGAGCGCTGTATAATATCCGACAGATTCACACTGATCCCCTATGTGCGATCCGTGTGAATCTCTTCGTTTGGATTACTGATCGATGTGCACTCTTGTCGTCTTCTGGGCATATGTCGGTAAATATCTTCAGAAAACCCTCAAAAATCACTGCTGGCGTTGTTTCATTTGCGTTATTTACGCGAAACTGCGAAGCTGCGAAGCAGTGAACACGGCGGAATGGTATGTGATTACGACCCTGCTTGCAGGGGAACCAAGCAAGCCATAGGTATGCGAGTGAATCCGAGCCGGGTTGATTCTGTGGGCTGCTCCGCCCATTACGGGCGGAAGCCGTCCCACATTAGAATCGAAGCGGGGAGGGAGGCTCCTGCTCCGGTGTTCGGTGTGGTTATTGGGCTGTTCGCGGCTGGTGTACTGATGAGAAGGAGGTCTCCATAAGACGAAAAACCGTCTTCGGGGTGCGAGAGAAAAACAACTTCTCTTTTCCACTCCGCAAGATTATTTAAGCAACGGATGATATTACATTGAGAGTACATTTGGTCTCATGGTGAGGCCACTCGTCACTGCCAAACCGAACTCAAAGGCTGCCTGAGGCAGTACTGGCGGCCATAGATAATTCTGCGCAAAATATGATGATCCAGATACTTTTCATGTAATTCCTATCTGGAAATGGGTACACACATATGCCCGCCATCAAAACAGCACACTGCGCGGGATTATCTGCCGATACCGGTAAAAAACAATTTTTTTTTGAATAGGACTTACGCGGTGATGAGTTTCATTGTTTGGGATTTTTCTGTAGGTGGTCTCGCTTGAAGTAACCACGTATCGCATGCCTTTGGCCTGCGATACGTGGTTGCCCCAAATAAAATCAAGGACAAAGAATCCCTTTTTTTCTTATGTTATTTCATACCGCGTAAGTCCTATTGATATAAAACCGCTTATTGATGCGAATCTGTAATCTGTTGATTGTTCTGTCTTTTTCCCTAAATTTTCTCACTTCTGTCGAAAAACGCCCGCGAACTCGCATTGATTACTGATCACAACTAATACTCTTCTGTTGCAAAGCGGCCGCTCCTGTAACACCAAAAACTCCACACAAAAAACAAAAGGAAACAACTGAAATGCCACTCGACTTCACCCCCACCTCTATTCAGAAAGCCGCAAAACGCGTCTTCACGGTGCCCATCACCAATGCCGCCGCGTTTGATGCAAACATCGCCGCACTCAAAGACGAGACCAATCCTCTCGGCACAATCGCAGGCGGCATCACCACCACCGAAGCGTACTACAAA from Methanorbis rubei carries:
- a CDS encoding InlB B-repeat-containing protein, producing the protein MLLRTCGTQCPKTEAGELGRGGVLAVKAPERREDPDRTMAAAAASEGKNTTKYLWLATTSLLLIFLLMAGAVSAEGWNVVTTAEELRSNLTVGNNVTLGDSFTDAGTSSLIIENANPVLDLNGKTLTFSGITNSALVIGNDTANKKGSLTIQDSLGNGGIKVPNGYLFFVRNASTLTLNAGSFEAKYFVVSTNANGEWNDPTITIGQDVTLTTPDTAIYIPAQGSNVTITGAKINGGLGGVCVASGNVTITDTEITVSGQSSPRWNDVDGSADDGSAVVVQKKSAAYKGDVNLKLLGNTVVDGPTADALHNYIRKNPDDPGKTTVTIADTVRFNGALRSYQYGTATSDIGGIFQNESGEILLYPGLSQDGVAWGGDAVNGWTLTISKSGSYKLMESFDYAPYTSANRLSITNDVTLDLNGHTITAQRASSAGDTAFISVSEKTLTINGNGGGISTSGTSSDGFKSCLFLAGKNSTLTINSGTFSSNGIVISENGAVSPSYANPTIILNGGTFTSSNSTAVYMTADDGTLTVADGVAITGKTAGIEIRSGKAEITGGKIHATGSNNYPPLSAVPANPISDGSAIVLVSKPDAYTADIELTVGGTSTELISTNGAAIRNYVRNGDGKGGIKASNDTINVIVSDTAKLSGKTAVIENTHYSGDTTPVVGTFNLNGGYYKCTDAAAGVLLKDVTPTYLANHIMSDTPVMDGYYGIISVEPIHSPGGTVNDACGCIDVSAGDIELIGNTVNITVPEISGVVAVNFTLTYPGGVEVYGNQIQPNVSGEIPKVEMIYSPVSLRVFEVGRFYLTVEGNPTGAENLSRLLNGTAIPFISTEINDEARDKLPTTAVYIGMVTVDYTNYSRYVGTPTLLMTFGILDVGEFEGMDYRKIFVFHVDKDGKVTKIPTTQSYHGNDWYTFTATFTDASPLILAYDPSGGPGPVPPGPSDSSDGNMENAFRVLFDSKGGSFVQPATYLSYGDRVPKPSEPTKDGYTFSGWHKDEACTILWIFSEDAIPGDMTLYAKWISTATPVVTPSVEPTTEPPVPTMQPTAAPTITDVTISPPIEIDDDSKSGTENNGVFFIILLLLLLFLLFLIYLLRHTVIFLVHTAEGIEKYRIRIWHGKKIDPKKLPELLRTADWYLDKEHSNRWDMKEDRVTRNITLYH